The following coding sequences are from one Triticum aestivum cultivar Chinese Spring chromosome 5A, IWGSC CS RefSeq v2.1, whole genome shotgun sequence window:
- the LOC123104147 gene encoding uncharacterized protein translates to MSVEILDGKTVQSFVEDEGAFNSSVDGRFAALDTNHDGLLSYSEMAQELMSLRVLEKHFGVDESAMSHGELVELYRGLFARFDRDGNGTVDLEEFRAEMKEVMLAVANGLGFLPVQMVVEEGSFLKVAVDRELAKAT, encoded by the coding sequence ATGAGTGTAGAAATCCTTGATGGCAAGACCGTCCAGAGCTTCGTCGAGGACGAAGGCGCCTTCAACTCATCGGTGGATGGGCGGTTTGCGGCCCTCGACACCAACCATGATGGCCTGCTGTCATACTCCGAGATGGCCCAGGAGCTGATGAGCCTCAGGGTTCTTGAGAAGCACTTTGGCGTTGACGAGTCCGCCATGAGCCATGGTGAGCTTGTCGAGCTTTACCGTGGTCTGTTTGCGAGGTTCGACCGAGACGGCAATGGCACGGTGGACCTTGAGGAGTTCCGGGCTGAGATGAAGGAGGTGATGCTCGCTGTGGCTAacgggctcggcttcctgccggTGCAGATGGTGGTCGAGGAAGGAAGCTTTCTGAAGGTGGCTGTGGACCGGGAGCTGGCCAAAGCAACTTGA
- the LOC123107240 gene encoding vegetative cell wall protein gp1 — protein MAPPPEPQPPTATPPGPDNKSVPSPPPRPASPAPLLRGRRSPSPWSTPILLRGQRPPSLRPARSFPAADGPPAPWPARSLLAAACPSSMDGLHRLPELVEVIPFIPDLQLQVTNDATKRKGPVKFNFFIF, from the exons atggcgccgccgcctgagccccaACCTCCAACCGCAACGCCGCCTGGCCCCGATAACAAAAGCGTGCCATCACCACCCCCACGACCCGCGTCGCCGGCGCCCCTCCTCCGCGGCCGGCGCTCTCCCAGCCCGTGGTCGACACCCATCCTCCTCCGCGGCCAGCGCCCTCCCTCCCTGCGACCGGCGCGCTCCTTCCCTGCGGCCGACGGACCTCCAGCTCCGTGGCCGGCGCGGTCCCTCCTCGCTGCAGCTTGCCCCTCCTCCATGGATGGCCTGCACCGGCTGCCTGAACTCGTTGAGGTGATACCTTTCATCCCCGACCTTCAATTACAGGTCACCAACGACGCTACAAAGAGAAAG GGCCCTGTGaagttcaatttttttattttctga